A region of Arabidopsis thaliana chromosome 5, partial sequence DNA encodes the following proteins:
- a CDS encoding transmembrane protein, putative (DUF247) (Plant protein of unknown function (DUF247); CONTAINS InterPro DOMAIN/s: Protein of unknown function DUF247, plant (InterPro:IPR004158); BEST Arabidopsis thaliana protein match is: Plant protein of unknown function (DUF247) (TAIR:AT5G22550.2); Has 1308 Blast hits to 1049 proteins in 41 species: Archae - 0; Bacteria - 4; Metazoa - 9; Fungi - 2; Plants - 1267; Viruses - 12; Other Eukaryotes - 14 (source: NCBI BLink).), with protein MRAMYLPKQHTGGSTTISGEDDCIVQIRRVDEDSKILLRNSAAHQSCCIFRIPHTLVQSNDTAYKPKIVSIGPYHHDHGKADKVDKADKADKARFKMIQQHKQRYLDIFLSKTTKKGVGIEDLQNVVWKKEHLIRDSYSEELQLNQVELIDLMVLDGCFILMLFLLVSRKVPHKAFEDPIFMLRWILPTLRSDLLLLENQVPLFLLRDLFNTTKLATKTSLNEMIFNFFGYSIKRPQKFWDERMNLDASHLLDLIRKTFVPSQPKKAEGERWTNMFCGSRCFNMLSPWKNKVQRETSTPPPIETKTPPLPPPPPTLTQPHPKPLTPPPRRFLKLVVSARKLRLRGIKFQQKKKFETPLDITLKNGVLKIPPLLFDDFFSSLLINCVAFEQFNVQGTTEMTSYVTFMGCLINTADDATFLSEKGIIENYFGTGEQLSVFFKNTGKDISFTISKSYLANVFEGVNKYTSQGYHVHWAGVKYTYFKSPWTFLSSFAALVLILLTIFQAFFAGYAYFRPPK; from the coding sequence ATGAGAGCCATGTATCTTCCCAAGCAACACACTGGAGGAAGCACAACAATTTCAGGGGAAGATGATTGCATCGTACAAATCCGAAGGGTAGATGAAGATTCCAAAATACTTCTGAGAAATTCAGCAGCTCACCAATCTTGTTGCATCTTTAGAATCCCTCACACTCTCGTTCAATCCAATGATACAGCGTACAAACCGAAGATTGTCTCGATCGGTCCTTATCACCATGATCACGGTAAAGCTGATAAAGTCGATAAAGCCGATAAAGCGGATAAAGCACGTTTTAAGATGATCCAGCAGCACAAACAACGATATCTTGATATCTTCTTGTCCAAGACTACGAAAAAGGGCGTGGGCATAGAAGACTTGCAAAACGTGGTCTGGAAAAAGGAACATCTCATACGAGATTCCTACTCCGAGGAACTACAACTTAATCAAGTAGAGCTGATCGATCTCATGGTTCTTGATGGTTGCTTCATCCTTATGTTGTTCCTCTTGGTTTCACGTAAGGTTCCGCATAAAGCATTTGAGGATCCCATCTTCATGTTGAGGTGGATTTTACCAACTCTACGAAGTGATCTCCTCCTCCTTGAAAATCAGGTTCCGCTTTTCCTTCTTCGAGATCTTTTTAACACAACAAAGTTAGCTACTAAAACTAGCTTAAATGAGATGATCTTCAACTTTTTTGGCTATTCGATAAAAAGGCCACAAAAATTTTGGGATGAAAGAATGAATCTTGATGCAAGCCATCTTCTTGATCTCATCCGTAAGACTTTCGTACCAAGTCAACCTAAAAAAGCCGAAGGAGAAAGGTGGACCAATATGTTTTGCGGTTCCAGATGCTTCAATATGTTAAGTCCTTGGAAAAATAAAGTTCAAAGGGAGACATCAACACCACCAccaatagaaacaaaaacaccaccactaccaccaccaccaccaacactAACACAACCACATCCAAAACCACTAACACCGCCTCCTCGCCGTTTCCTCAAGTTGGTTGTCTCAGCTAGAAAACTTCGACTCCGAGGAATaaaattccaacaaaagaagaaatttgagaCACCTCTTGACATAACTCTCAAGAACGGTGTACTTAAAATACCGCCACTACTATTTGATGACTTTTTCAGCTCGCTTTTAATCAACTGCGTCGCCTTTGAGCAATTTAACGTGCAAGGCACGACCGAAATGACGAGCTATGTTACTTTCATGGGCTGCCTCATAAACACGGCAGATGATGCAACGTTCTTAAGCGAGAAAGGTATCATAGAGAACTATTTTGGAACGGGAGAACAATTATCTGTGTTCTTCAAGAATACAGGTAAAGACATTTCGTTCACAATATCGAAAAGTTACTTGGCAAATGTGTTCGAGGGAGTCAACAAGTACACTTCACAAGGATACCATGTACACTGGGCAGGAGTCAAGTACACATATTTCAAAAGTCCGTGGACATTTCTATCATCTTTTGCTGCTTTGGTACTTATTCTGCTTACCATTTTCCAAGCATTCTTCGCAGGCTACGCGTATTTTCGCCCTCCAAAATGA
- the WRKY38 gene encoding WRKY DNA-binding protein 38 (WRKY DNA-binding protein 38 (WRKY38); CONTAINS InterPro DOMAIN/s: DNA-binding WRKY (InterPro:IPR003657); BEST Arabidopsis thaliana protein match is: WRKY DNA-binding protein 62 (TAIR:AT5G01900.1); Has 3118 Blast hits to 2692 proteins in 112 species: Archae - 0; Bacteria - 0; Metazoa - 0; Fungi - 0; Plants - 3102; Viruses - 0; Other Eukaryotes - 16 (source: NCBI BLink).): MEMNSPHEKAVQAIRYGHSCAMRLKRRLNHPMADGGPLSSYDLAKSIVESFSNAISILSAKPETEDDQFSDLSSRDSSPPPQGSPSKKRKIDSTNSSENWRDDSPDPIYYDGYLWRKYGQKSIKKSNHQRSYYRCSYNKDHNCEARKHEQKIKDNPPVYRTTYFGHHTCKTEHNLDAIFIAGQDPLDDFKSTQMIRFGKDQDQEKESRSNGFSLSVKHEEDIIKEQAIDQYREITSNDQDCQDVIEEYLSSPSGSYPPSSSSGSESADFNSDLLFDNPDSWDRYDQFYF, translated from the exons ATGGAAATGAACTCCCCACACGAAAAGGCGGTGCAAGCTATCCGTTATGGCCATAGCTGCGCCATGCGGTTGAAGAGGCGGCTCAACCATCCAATGGCTGATGGTGGACCGCTTTCAAGTTATGATCTTGCTAAATCGATCGTTGAAAGTTTTTCCAATGCCATTTCAATCTTATCTGCTAAACCAGAAACCGAAGATGATCAGTTTTCTGATTTATCTTCTAGGgattcttctcctcctccacagGGGAGCCCCTCCAAGAAAAG AAAGATTGATAGTACAAATTCAAGTGAGAATTGGAGGGACGATTCACCGGATCCGATTTACTACGACGGGTATCTTTGGAGGAAATATGGTCAAAAGagtataaaaaaatctaatcacCAAAG GAGTTACTATAGATGTTCTTACAACAAAGATCATAACTGCGAAGCAAGAAAGCATGAACAAAAGATCAAAGACAATCCTCCGGTTTACCGAACCACTTACTTTGGCCACCACACTTGCAAAACCGAACATAATCTAGATGCCATTTTTATTGCCGGACAAGATCCCCTAGATGACTTTAAAAGTACCCAAATGATCCGATTCGGAAAAGATCAGGATCAGGAGAAGGAAAGCCGCTCGAACGGTTTCTCCTTATCGGTTAAGCATGAAGAAGATATCATCAAAGAGCAAGCTATAGATCAGTACCGTGAGATAACCAGTAATGACCAAGATTGTCAAGATGTTATAGAAGAATATCTATCATCACCATCAGGCTCTTATCCTCCTTCATCGTCATCTGGCAGTGAAAGTGCTGACTTTAATTCTGATTTGTTATTTGACAACCCAGACTCGTGGGATCGTTATGATCAGTTTTACTTTTGA